In one window of Meiothermus sp. DNA:
- a CDS encoding Crp/Fnr family transcriptional regulator, with translation MSKAGLEHYLGEHPFFRGMRPKDLAWLAELAEPLALEVGDYLYREGDESKDFYLIQEGLVRLEIHTPGRGELVIQTLGPGEVLGWSVMLPETRKTFDARIFQATRLLAFDAAAVRKRSEEDHPFGYELCKRFSRVIGERLQATRLRLLDLYGQPH, from the coding sequence ATGTCTAAAGCTGGTCTCGAGCACTACCTGGGTGAGCACCCTTTCTTCCGGGGCATGCGCCCCAAAGACCTGGCCTGGCTGGCCGAGCTGGCCGAGCCGCTGGCCCTCGAGGTAGGCGACTATCTCTACCGCGAAGGCGACGAATCCAAGGATTTTTACCTGATTCAAGAGGGGCTGGTGCGCCTGGAAATCCATACCCCGGGGCGGGGCGAGCTGGTCATCCAGACCCTGGGGCCGGGTGAGGTGCTGGGCTGGTCGGTGATGCTGCCCGAGACCCGCAAGACCTTTGATGCCCGCATCTTCCAGGCCACCCGCCTGCTGGCCTTCGATGCTGCGGCGGTGCGGAAGCGTTCGGAAGAAGACCACCCCTTTGGCTATGAGCTGTGCAAACGGTTCTCGAGGGTCATCGGGGAGCGCTTGCAGGCCACAAGGCTTCGCTTACTGGACTTGTATGGTCAACCCCATTAG
- the ppsA gene encoding phosphoenolpyruvate synthase yields the protein MRFIRWFKEVGIDEVPLVGGKNASLGEMVRELGKLGVRVPDGFAVTVEAFHHFLQANGLGAPIREQLREMDPHNPDDLARRTRLIRSLILRAALPEDLEGEIVQAYRELSRQARVEDLMVAVRSSATAEDLPTASFAGQHESYLGIQGEAELLDAVKKCFASLYTARATRYRVDMGFPHEKVLLSVGVQRLVRSDLASSGVIFTLDTETGFDGVVMLEGVWGLGENIVQGKSTPDRFYVHKETLAKGYKPLLWKKLGAKELRLVYDAEHHKLRNNPVSPTDRNQWVLSNEEVLKLAHWAVLIEQHYSQKRGAPTPMDIEWAKDGITGELFIVQARPETVHSRKSATIKSYTLLEEGQVLVEGLAVGEKIATGPARVIRDPKAMNQIKPGDVLVTVTTNPDWEPIMKIASAIVTERGGRTSHAAIVARELGIPAVVGAAGATKALAKGGPVTVSCAQGEVGRVYEGTLKFRVDEFDPYQVGTTRTQIMMNVGNPEQAFRLALLPNDGVGLARMEFIFADWVGIHPLALLHPEKLSPRVQREVEVRTNGYPSGREYFIDRLSQGIAVLAAAFYPKPVILRMSDFKTNEYAKLLGGEAFEPGEENPMLGWRGASRYYHPDYKEGFLLEVEAVRRVRDEMGLTNLVVMIPFCRTVEEGQRVLDTMKEGGLERGKNGLEVYVMAEIPSNVILAEEFSQIFDGFSIGSNDLTQLVLGVDRDSTQVAALFDERNPAVKWACAELIRKAHKHGRKVGICGQAPSDYPEFAAFLVDAGIDSISLNPDSVVRTKQRIVETEQNHKSRKAKA from the coding sequence TACGCGAACTGGGCAAGCTGGGGGTACGGGTACCGGATGGTTTTGCCGTTACCGTCGAGGCTTTCCACCACTTCCTCCAGGCCAATGGCCTGGGTGCGCCCATCCGCGAACAGTTGCGCGAGATGGATCCCCACAACCCCGACGACCTGGCCCGGCGCACCCGGCTGATCCGCAGCCTGATTCTGCGGGCCGCGCTGCCGGAAGACCTCGAGGGAGAAATCGTTCAGGCCTACCGCGAACTCTCCCGCCAGGCCAGGGTAGAAGACCTGATGGTAGCAGTACGTTCCAGCGCCACCGCCGAAGACCTGCCTACGGCCAGTTTTGCCGGTCAGCACGAAAGTTATCTGGGCATCCAGGGCGAGGCCGAGTTGCTGGACGCAGTCAAGAAATGCTTTGCCAGCCTCTACACCGCCCGGGCCACCCGCTACCGGGTGGATATGGGCTTCCCCCACGAGAAGGTGCTGCTCTCGGTGGGCGTGCAACGGCTGGTGCGTTCGGATCTGGCCTCCTCGGGCGTCATTTTTACCCTCGACACCGAAACCGGCTTTGACGGGGTGGTGATGCTGGAAGGGGTCTGGGGCCTGGGTGAAAACATCGTGCAGGGCAAATCCACCCCCGACCGCTTCTACGTACACAAAGAAACCCTGGCCAAAGGCTACAAGCCCTTGCTCTGGAAAAAACTGGGGGCCAAAGAACTGCGCCTGGTCTACGACGCCGAGCACCACAAACTGCGCAACAACCCCGTATCCCCCACAGACCGCAACCAGTGGGTGCTTTCCAACGAAGAGGTGTTGAAGCTGGCCCATTGGGCAGTTTTGATTGAGCAACATTACAGCCAAAAACGGGGCGCCCCCACCCCCATGGACATCGAGTGGGCCAAAGACGGTATCACCGGTGAGCTGTTTATTGTACAGGCCCGCCCGGAAACCGTTCACAGCCGCAAGAGTGCGACCATCAAAAGCTATACCCTCCTGGAAGAAGGCCAGGTACTGGTCGAAGGGCTGGCGGTAGGCGAGAAGATTGCCACCGGCCCGGCCAGGGTGATCCGTGACCCCAAAGCCATGAACCAGATCAAGCCCGGCGATGTGCTGGTAACGGTCACCACCAACCCCGACTGGGAACCCATCATGAAGATTGCCAGCGCCATCGTGACCGAGCGGGGCGGGCGCACCTCGCACGCGGCCATTGTGGCCCGTGAGCTGGGCATTCCGGCGGTGGTGGGGGCCGCCGGCGCCACCAAAGCCCTGGCCAAGGGCGGTCCGGTGACGGTTTCGTGTGCACAGGGCGAAGTGGGGCGGGTCTACGAGGGCACCCTGAAGTTCAGGGTGGATGAGTTCGACCCGTATCAGGTGGGTACCACCCGCACCCAGATCATGATGAACGTGGGCAACCCCGAACAGGCTTTCCGGCTGGCACTCCTGCCCAACGATGGGGTGGGTCTGGCCCGCATGGAGTTCATCTTCGCCGACTGGGTGGGTATTCACCCCCTGGCGCTCTTACACCCCGAAAAGCTCTCCCCCAGGGTGCAGCGCGAGGTCGAGGTCAGGACGAACGGCTACCCCAGCGGGCGCGAATACTTCATCGACCGCCTGAGCCAGGGCATTGCGGTGCTGGCTGCGGCCTTCTACCCGAAGCCGGTAATCCTGCGCATGAGCGACTTCAAGACCAACGAGTACGCCAAGCTGCTGGGTGGCGAAGCCTTCGAGCCGGGCGAAGAGAACCCCATGCTGGGGTGGCGGGGGGCCAGCCGCTACTACCACCCCGACTACAAGGAGGGTTTCTTACTCGAGGTCGAGGCGGTGCGACGGGTACGCGACGAGATGGGCCTTACGAACCTGGTGGTGATGATTCCCTTCTGCCGCACGGTGGAGGAAGGCCAGCGGGTTCTGGACACCATGAAAGAAGGAGGCCTGGAGCGCGGCAAGAACGGCCTGGAAGTCTATGTGATGGCCGAGATTCCTTCCAACGTGATCCTGGCCGAGGAGTTTAGCCAGATCTTCGACGGCTTCTCGATAGGTTCCAACGATCTGACCCAGCTGGTGCTGGGGGTGGATCGCGACTCCACCCAGGTAGCTGCCCTGTTCGACGAGCGCAACCCGGCGGTCAAGTGGGCCTGCGCCGAGCTAATCCGCAAAGCCCACAAACACGGGCGCAAGGTAGGCATTTGCGGACAGGCCCCCTCCGACTACCCCGAGTTTGCGGCCTTCCTGGTGGATGCAGGTATTGATTCCATCAGCCTCAACCCCGACTCGGTAGTACGCACCAAGCAGCGCATTGTGGAGACCGAGCAAAACCACAAGAGTCGGAAAGCTAAGGCATGA
- a CDS encoding cation-transporting P-type ATPase, which yields MSAQLPWTGLSEVEARERLKRQGPNALPEKRPEPLWRRFLRQFKSPLIYILLFALAVDSGVWWLEGRHGWPLESLVIGLILLLNAGLGTWQERKSEAALNKLKRLSSPLVWVERDGAWVQRPSRELVPGDLVRLEAGDRVPADVEVLEGSPLVDESVLTGESLPAEKEVGEELFSGTLLVRGKAFARVQRTGPESALGKLATLLGEIKAEPTPLEHDLHHFGNQVARWVLVLAGALVLLGLFTEGAGRLPQVFLFAVALAVAAVPEGLPAVLTLTLSLGVERMAVRKAVVRKLSAVEALGSVTVIATDKTGTLTENRMEVRALDSPDPAQAQVALALANDADHGIGDPMDLALLHYLQRLDLDPEALRQQHPRLSERAFESGHKFQRVTVETPQGPVSYFKGAPEVLLGRSHLPAHEYQSWQEKALAYAAEGYRVLGVARGEGEAEENLQFLGLVLFWDPPRAEVPEAIRKAQEAGIRVLMVTGDHPATALAIAHQIGIPGERVITGSDLEKFSPQALLEAIREVNVFARVSPEHKLRLVEMLQSSGEVVAMTGDGVNDAPALKRSDVGVAMGQRGSDVSREVADLVLLDDNFATIVAAIEEGRNIYENIQKFIRFLFSTNLSEVLVVAIGALAAALLNLRDATGALLLPLTAVQILWINLITDGLPAISLTLDKNPSVMQHPPRPPKAPLLDRVSLRFVLVSGSIKALCALGLLGLLPRLGYSLEATRSATFHFMAIGQLFFAYPARHTHLFPLPNPWLHGAVLLGLAVQFLVGMLPASTLALDLVPLPLLLWGVLLGTALLAWGLAELTNRIFWHNHRDLPYTRQAIG from the coding sequence ATGAGCGCCCAACTACCCTGGACTGGACTCAGCGAAGTAGAAGCCCGCGAGCGCCTCAAACGCCAGGGCCCCAACGCCCTGCCCGAGAAGCGCCCAGAGCCGCTGTGGCGCCGTTTTCTGCGCCAGTTCAAAAGCCCTCTGATCTATATTCTGCTCTTTGCCCTGGCGGTGGACTCTGGGGTGTGGTGGCTCGAGGGCCGGCATGGCTGGCCGCTGGAGTCCCTGGTCATCGGGCTGATTCTGTTGCTCAACGCGGGCCTGGGCACCTGGCAGGAACGCAAATCGGAAGCGGCCTTGAACAAGCTCAAGCGCCTGTCCAGCCCCCTGGTCTGGGTGGAGCGCGATGGGGCCTGGGTGCAGCGCCCCAGCCGCGAACTGGTACCCGGAGACCTGGTGCGCCTCGAGGCCGGCGACCGGGTGCCCGCCGATGTAGAGGTACTCGAGGGCAGCCCCCTGGTAGACGAGTCGGTCTTGACCGGCGAGAGTCTGCCCGCCGAAAAAGAGGTGGGTGAGGAGCTTTTTAGCGGCACCCTGCTGGTACGGGGCAAGGCCTTTGCCAGGGTGCAGCGCACCGGCCCCGAAAGCGCTTTGGGCAAGCTGGCCACCCTGCTGGGCGAGATAAAAGCCGAACCCACCCCCCTCGAGCACGACCTGCATCACTTTGGCAACCAGGTCGCCCGGTGGGTGCTGGTGCTGGCCGGGGCCCTGGTGCTGCTGGGCCTCTTTACCGAGGGGGCGGGTCGGCTTCCGCAGGTCTTTCTGTTTGCCGTGGCCCTGGCAGTCGCCGCTGTACCCGAGGGGCTTCCGGCCGTGCTAACCCTGACCCTCTCGCTGGGGGTGGAACGCATGGCCGTCCGCAAGGCAGTGGTGCGCAAACTTTCGGCGGTGGAAGCGCTGGGTTCGGTCACGGTCATTGCCACCGACAAAACCGGCACCCTCACCGAAAATCGTATGGAGGTGCGGGCCCTGGACAGCCCCGACCCCGCCCAAGCCCAGGTGGCCCTGGCCCTGGCCAACGACGCCGACCACGGCATCGGCGACCCCATGGACCTGGCCCTGCTGCATTACCTACAGCGCCTGGATCTCGACCCCGAGGCCCTGCGGCAACAACACCCCCGCCTTTCCGAGCGGGCCTTCGAGAGCGGTCACAAGTTTCAGCGGGTCACGGTAGAGACCCCACAGGGCCCGGTCAGCTACTTCAAAGGAGCCCCCGAGGTGCTGCTGGGGCGCTCCCATCTGCCCGCGCATGAATACCAGTCCTGGCAGGAAAAAGCCCTGGCCTACGCCGCCGAGGGCTACCGGGTGCTGGGGGTAGCTCGGGGTGAAGGCGAGGCTGAAGAAAACCTGCAATTTCTAGGCCTGGTGCTGTTCTGGGATCCACCCCGGGCGGAAGTACCGGAGGCCATCCGCAAAGCCCAGGAAGCCGGAATTCGGGTTCTGATGGTCACAGGCGACCACCCCGCTACCGCACTGGCCATTGCCCACCAGATTGGCATTCCAGGCGAGCGCGTCATCACCGGCAGCGACCTGGAAAAATTCAGCCCACAAGCCCTGCTCGAGGCCATCCGCGAGGTAAACGTGTTTGCCCGGGTCTCCCCCGAGCACAAGCTCCGGCTGGTGGAGATGCTCCAGTCCAGCGGCGAGGTAGTGGCCATGACCGGCGACGGCGTGAACGATGCCCCAGCCCTCAAACGCTCCGATGTGGGCGTAGCCATGGGCCAGCGCGGCTCGGACGTAAGCCGCGAGGTGGCCGACCTGGTCTTGCTGGACGACAATTTCGCCACCATCGTGGCGGCCATCGAGGAAGGGCGCAACATCTACGAGAACATCCAGAAATTCATTCGCTTCCTCTTTTCCACCAACCTCTCGGAAGTGCTGGTAGTGGCCATCGGCGCTCTGGCTGCCGCCCTCTTGAACCTGCGGGATGCCACCGGCGCCCTGTTGCTGCCCCTGACGGCGGTGCAAATCCTGTGGATCAACCTGATTACCGACGGTCTACCGGCCATCTCGCTCACCCTGGATAAAAACCCCAGCGTCATGCAGCACCCACCGCGGCCCCCTAAAGCCCCTCTGCTGGATAGAGTTTCTTTGCGCTTTGTGCTGGTGAGCGGAAGCATCAAGGCCCTTTGTGCGCTGGGGCTTCTGGGCCTGCTGCCGCGCTTGGGGTATAGCCTCGAGGCCACCCGCAGCGCCACTTTCCATTTCATGGCCATTGGGCAGCTTTTCTTCGCTTATCCGGCCCGCCACACCCACCTGTTTCCCCTGCCCAACCCCTGGCTTCACGGCGCGGTGCTGCTGGGGCTGGCCGTGCAGTTCCTGGTCGGCATGCTTCCGGCCAGTACCCTGGCGCTGGATCTGGTTCCGCTACCTCTGCTGCTGTGGGGCGTGCTGCTCGGCACAGCCCTGCTGGCCTGGGGCCTGGCCGAGCTAACCAACCGCATCTTCTGGCATAACCACCGGGATCTGCCCTACACCCGGCAAGCCATAGGCTGA
- a CDS encoding hydrogenase maturation protease — MSKSGKIFTLGNSYRQDDGVGPWVARHLREAGLEVFEVADDLTRLVEGLAGAGEAWLVEAVVSGHPPGTLHVMEVGQEPLPAAFERLSSHTLSLAQALEIARALGVLPRRTLIFGIEGQAFRPGEALSPEVIKTAEQLVQALLKAAAGPGNVFVTNPRQSEV; from the coding sequence TTGAGCAAGTCCGGTAAGATTTTCACCCTGGGCAACTCCTACCGTCAGGACGATGGGGTGGGGCCCTGGGTGGCCCGGCATCTGCGGGAGGCGGGCCTCGAGGTCTTCGAGGTAGCCGACGACCTGACCCGGCTGGTGGAGGGCCTGGCCGGCGCGGGCGAAGCCTGGCTGGTGGAGGCGGTGGTCTCGGGCCACCCGCCGGGAACCCTGCATGTGATGGAGGTGGGCCAGGAGCCCCTGCCCGCAGCTTTTGAGCGCCTCTCGAGCCACACCCTTAGCCTGGCCCAGGCCCTGGAAATTGCCCGCGCCCTGGGCGTCCTGCCCCGCCGCACCCTGATTTTCGGCATCGAGGGCCAGGCGTTTAGACCAGGTGAAGCACTCAGCCCGGAGGTCATAAAGACGGCCGAACAGCTCGTTCAAGCCCTCCTGAAGGCGGCAGCCGGCCCTGGTAATGTCTTCGTAACAAACCCCCGCCAGAGTGAAGTGTGA
- a CDS encoding 4Fe-4S dicluster domain-containing protein yields the protein MQKGPFVLERSGLLQLLQALKAKGYLTLGPTVREGAIVYDELGRLEDLPTGYTDHQEGGTYRLRRRGDEALFGYNVGPHSWKRFLHPPILRLFRARKINGSFDFEPETETVPKYAFIGVRACELQAIRVQDQVFLGGPYQDPHYKARREQAFIVAVNCTQAGHTCFCTSVQSGPKAQAGFDLALTEVLEGDRHYFVGEVGSEQGAEVLGEISHRAALPSEVAQAEARVTQAALQMGRSLATEGLKEMLYQNLEHPRWEQVAARCLSCGNCTQVCPTCFCTSVEDHTDLSGVAERTRRWDSCFTADFSYLHGGSVRVSTKSRYRQWLTHKLATWQDQFGLLGCVGCGRCITWCPVGIDLTEEVAAMRGAHV from the coding sequence ATGCAAAAGGGCCCGTTTGTACTGGAGCGCTCTGGGCTTCTTCAGCTATTGCAGGCCCTCAAAGCCAAGGGCTACCTGACCCTAGGCCCCACGGTGCGGGAAGGGGCGATCGTTTATGATGAGCTGGGCCGGCTTGAAGACCTTCCCACTGGCTACACCGACCATCAGGAAGGGGGCACCTACCGGCTGCGGCGGCGCGGCGACGAGGCCCTCTTTGGCTACAACGTGGGGCCTCATAGCTGGAAGCGGTTTCTGCACCCGCCCATCCTGCGCTTATTCCGAGCTCGCAAAATAAATGGGAGTTTTGATTTCGAACCCGAGACCGAGACCGTTCCCAAATATGCCTTCATCGGGGTGCGGGCCTGCGAGCTGCAGGCCATCCGGGTGCAAGACCAGGTCTTTCTGGGGGGGCCTTACCAGGATCCGCACTACAAAGCCCGGCGCGAACAGGCGTTTATCGTGGCGGTGAACTGCACCCAGGCTGGCCATACCTGTTTTTGCACCTCGGTGCAGAGCGGGCCCAAGGCCCAGGCCGGCTTCGACCTGGCCCTGACGGAGGTGCTGGAGGGCGACCGGCACTACTTTGTAGGGGAGGTGGGGAGCGAGCAGGGAGCCGAGGTCCTGGGTGAAATTTCCCATCGTGCGGCGCTTCCATCCGAGGTAGCCCAGGCCGAGGCCAGGGTGACCCAGGCCGCCCTCCAGATGGGCCGCAGCCTGGCGACCGAGGGGCTCAAGGAGATGTTGTACCAGAACCTCGAGCACCCCCGCTGGGAGCAGGTAGCGGCCCGCTGCCTCTCCTGCGGCAACTGCACCCAGGTCTGCCCTACCTGCTTCTGTACCAGCGTGGAAGACCACACCGACCTCTCGGGGGTTGCCGAGCGAACCCGCCGCTGGGACTCCTGCTTTACCGCCGACTTTTCGTATCTGCATGGGGGCAGCGTGCGGGTCTCGACCAAGTCCCGCTACCGCCAGTGGCTCACCCACAAGCTGGCCACCTGGCAAGACCAGTTCGGTCTGCTGGGCTGTGTGGGGTGTGGCCGCTGTATCACCTGGTGCCCTGTTGGGATCGACCTGACCGAAGAAGTTGCAGCGATGCGAGGTGCCCATGTCTAA
- a CDS encoding FAD/NAD(P)-binding protein has product MVNPISHTPGQDPMQPRPFRVVRVIRETADVVTLELEAQTGPPLAFQPGQFTMLYVFGVGEVPISISGDPHKPARLVHTIRRVGLVTEALCKLGRGDVVGVRGPFGSHWPLEQARGGDVVIVAGGIGLPPLRPAIYHILHHRQDYGRVYLLYGARTPADLLFPEELKRWQHTLAHAPGASPVRVTVDRAEGGWDGAVGVVTSLIPVLPIDPLRTTALMVGPEVMMRFTISELRKRGIPEENLYLSMERNMKCAVGFCGHCQYGPHFICKDGPVLALPRVRDWITRKEV; this is encoded by the coding sequence ATGGTCAACCCCATTAGTCATACCCCTGGGCAAGACCCCATGCAGCCCCGCCCCTTCCGGGTGGTACGGGTGATACGCGAGACCGCCGATGTGGTGACGCTCGAGCTAGAAGCACAGACTGGCCCCCCGCTCGCCTTCCAGCCGGGCCAGTTCACCATGCTCTATGTCTTCGGAGTGGGCGAGGTACCCATCTCCATCAGCGGGGATCCGCATAAACCCGCGCGCCTGGTGCACACCATCCGGCGGGTGGGCTTGGTGACCGAGGCACTGTGCAAACTGGGCCGAGGCGACGTGGTGGGGGTGCGGGGCCCTTTTGGCAGCCATTGGCCGCTGGAACAAGCCAGGGGAGGTGATGTGGTCATTGTGGCCGGCGGAATTGGCCTGCCCCCCTTACGTCCGGCGATTTACCACATCCTGCACCACCGACAGGACTACGGGCGGGTCTATTTGCTGTACGGGGCGCGCACCCCTGCCGACCTGCTCTTCCCGGAGGAACTCAAGCGCTGGCAGCACACCCTCGCCCATGCCCCCGGCGCCTCGCCGGTGCGGGTCACGGTAGACCGTGCCGAAGGGGGCTGGGATGGGGCGGTGGGGGTGGTCACGTCGCTCATACCGGTGCTACCGATAGACCCCTTGCGTACCACCGCCTTAATGGTCGGCCCCGAGGTGATGATGCGCTTTACCATCAGCGAGTTGCGCAAGCGGGGCATCCCCGAGGAAAACCTCTATCTCTCGATGGAGCGCAACATGAAGTGTGCGGTGGGCTTTTGTGGACACTGCCAGTATGGGCCGCACTTCATTTGCAAGGACGGGCCGGTGCTGGCCTTACCCCGGGTGCGGGACTGGATCACGCGAAAGGAGGTCTAG
- a CDS encoding Ni/Fe hydrogenase subunit alpha — protein MGEAPKPQQTKTIRVGNLARVEGEGALYVRVKGSQVEEVRLNIFEPPRFFEAFLRGRSFAEVPDITARICGICPVAYQMSSCQALEAALGVQVEGPLKALRRLLYCGEWIESHALHIYFLHLPDFLGYSDAVRLAQDQPERIQQALALKKTGNELMTLLGGREIHPINVKVGGFYRVPRKAELLALRDKLERAREIALLTVHFVGSLDFPDFAPDYTFVSLRQEGEYPILGGRLVSSRGLDIAVAEFEQHFREEHVPHSNALHATLEGRPYLVGPLARYNLNFDQLPTTVQAVAREAGLGPVCRNPFQSIVVRAVETLYACEEALRLIAEYEEPDAPCLAITPRAGEGAGSSEAPRGILYHRYRMDEQGLITEARIVPPTSQNQKMIEEDLRQFVAANLQLPKPELTLRCEQTIRNYDPCISCATHFLRLEIEQVR, from the coding sequence ATGGGTGAGGCCCCTAAACCGCAGCAGACCAAGACCATTCGAGTGGGCAACCTGGCCCGTGTGGAGGGAGAAGGGGCTTTGTACGTACGGGTCAAGGGCAGCCAGGTTGAAGAGGTGCGGCTCAACATCTTTGAGCCCCCGCGCTTCTTTGAGGCCTTTCTGCGCGGGCGCAGTTTTGCCGAGGTGCCCGATATCACCGCCCGCATCTGCGGCATCTGCCCGGTGGCCTACCAGATGAGCTCGTGCCAGGCCCTGGAAGCCGCCCTGGGGGTGCAGGTCGAAGGCCCGCTCAAAGCCCTGCGGCGGCTCTTGTACTGCGGCGAATGGATCGAGAGCCACGCCCTGCACATTTATTTTTTGCACCTGCCCGACTTTCTGGGCTATTCCGACGCAGTGCGGCTGGCCCAAGACCAGCCCGAACGGATTCAGCAGGCCCTGGCGCTAAAAAAAACCGGCAACGAACTGATGACCCTGCTGGGTGGGCGGGAGATTCACCCCATCAACGTGAAGGTAGGGGGTTTCTACCGGGTGCCGCGCAAGGCCGAGCTTTTAGCCCTGCGGGATAAGCTCGAGCGAGCCCGCGAGATCGCCCTCCTGACGGTGCATTTTGTAGGCAGCCTAGACTTCCCGGATTTCGCGCCCGACTACACCTTTGTCTCGCTGCGTCAGGAAGGCGAGTACCCCATTCTGGGAGGCCGCCTGGTTTCGAGCCGGGGCCTGGACATCGCGGTGGCCGAGTTCGAGCAGCACTTCCGCGAGGAACACGTTCCCCACTCCAACGCCCTGCACGCCACCCTGGAGGGGAGGCCTTACCTGGTAGGGCCGCTGGCCCGCTACAACCTCAACTTCGACCAGCTTCCAACCACAGTGCAGGCGGTGGCCCGGGAAGCCGGTTTAGGGCCGGTCTGCCGCAACCCCTTCCAGAGCATCGTGGTGCGGGCGGTGGAGACCTTGTATGCCTGCGAGGAGGCCCTGCGCCTGATCGCCGAATACGAGGAACCCGATGCCCCCTGCCTTGCCATCACCCCCAGGGCCGGGGAAGGCGCGGGTAGCAGCGAGGCCCCGCGCGGCATCCTCTACCATCGCTACCGTATGGACGAACAGGGCCTGATTACCGAGGCCAGGATTGTGCCCCCCACCTCGCAAAATCAGAAGATGATTGAAGAAGACCTGCGGCAGTTTGTGGCCGCGAACCTGCAGCTCCCCAAACCCGAACTCACCCTGCGCTGCGAGCAGACCATCCGCAACTACGACCCCTGTATCTCGTGCGCAACCCACTTTTTGAGGCTGGAAATTGAGCAAGTCCGGTAA